A stretch of Christensenellaceae bacterium DNA encodes these proteins:
- a CDS encoding 2-oxoacid:ferredoxin oxidoreductase subunit gamma: MTQQIILAGFGGQGVLLAGQIIAYAGMNEGKNVSWLPSYGPEMRGGTANCNVVVSDEEVGSPVVVEADCVIVMNRPSLEKYEKDLKPGGVLLIDSDLIEVEPQRSDIKVVKVPANTLAEQAGSVKAANMVMLGAYNECAHIVDNKTIIDCLAKLMGEKKAHLIPMNEEALRLGAQAAK; the protein is encoded by the coding sequence ATGACACAGCAGATTATTTTGGCGGGTTTCGGCGGACAAGGCGTACTGCTCGCAGGCCAGATCATCGCCTACGCGGGAATGAACGAAGGCAAGAACGTTTCCTGGCTGCCGTCTTACGGTCCGGAGATGCGCGGGGGCACGGCAAACTGTAATGTGGTCGTTTCCGACGAGGAAGTCGGTTCTCCGGTCGTGGTGGAAGCGGATTGCGTAATCGTTATGAACAGGCCGTCCCTGGAAAAATACGAGAAAGACTTAAAGCCGGGCGGCGTATTGCTGATAGACAGCGATCTCATCGAGGTAGAGCCGCAGCGCAGCGACATTAAGGTAGTCAAGGTTCCGGCCAACACGCTGGCGGAGCAGGCAGGCAGCGTTAAGGCGGCGAACATGGTCATGCTGGGCGCATACAACGAATGCGCGCACATCGTAGACAACAAGACGATCATCGATTGCCTGGCAAAGCTCATGGGCGAGAAGAAAGCACACCTCATCCCCATGAACGAAGAGGCGCTCAGGCTGGGCGCCCAGGCTGCAAAATAA